The stretch of DNA GGTTTATTGAGATTTTATcaagaagaatgaaagaataGTAAGCTACACAGATAGTGCTATAGGTGAACCATGCCTAAATCAAATATgagcagatccaacacatctacagcGTATAGAAATTAGTTTATTGATCTACAAATGAGAACAATGTCTCTACACCCTTTGTCCTCCATTCTTCAAGCTCCACAATATCCAACCTCTCACTACAGTTACCTCTCCGTTAAAAGAGAGATGGCAAAACgcatctgacctcggctgccatagcaacactatcagggtgcctcctcttttcccccaaaaggagcagacctACTATCTACTACTGACAGTTAAGATTTGGTGCAGCCTTACAATGCCCTCAAGGCCTAGTTTTTACCTAATGAATGAAACATAGTTATGGAAAATTCCCTTACCAgtgttatattgtatattgtatattgtatattgtatatattagCGGTTGCATGAAATTCCCTCTGTGTTATGCTTTGGCTctaaaaagactaaatgaaTGCTCTGAATGAATGCTTATGCTACTATTACTTGTCATTAACAGGATGCAAAGGATCCCAGGTTGAAGAGATATGGAGTATGGAGCCAGAGAACTTTGACAACTTGAAGTATGTTCATACATTCAGTCTCATTATCTTGCATGCTCCCTCTAAAAAAGACAAATCCTCTAATATTCATCTTTTCTGTTCCAGACCAGTCCATGGGTTGATTTTCTTGTTCAAGTGGCAGCCAGGTGAAGAACCAGCAGGATCAATCGTCCAGGATTCAAGACTTGATCACATCTTCTTCGCAAAACAGGTACGGTTAAGTTTGGTATTAAAAAAGTAGACGCTGAGCATTCTAGTAATAGCAAAATGTGATTGTTTTGCAGATAGTGTACAAATAACCAGGGTTTGAATTGATTCATTTAGACTTGATTGTTTTCTTGATTCAGTTACATCAGATAAATACTAATATTCCACAAAGTGCCtctcaatttatttatttatgcaggGAACTTTACATTTCCACATTTCAGCAAAATCCAAATGCCGTTCAGTCAACTTCCACGACTTCACATCTTGTAGCCAGAGATAATATCTggtttacaaaaaacaaactgggACCTCAAACCACTGTGCTATAGGGcccgactgatactggatttttgggagCCAAGACCGATATTagggagttaaaaaaaaattccgaTATCAATATAATGGCggataatcttatatataaacacaatatGTACATATAAAGAGTCAGCTCACCATCCTGAGTCTGAGTATAATTCCATGTGAAAGATAATGCATATATAttaaatgatatattatattatatgtcaTATATTTTGCCAGCTGAGGATTGATCTGATGGTAACTAAACTAAATAGAAACCGCAGTGTAATTGCAGGACATTATCATCTATTGTCCAGAGTTGTTAAGCCAAATTGGATAATGACTTGCTGTGCCCCTTAATTGATTGAGCCTAATAAGCACACAGCCCACAACAAACTGAGAGGATGCTTCTCTTTGCTGTGATTGAGAGGCTTATTTTTTCCTAAACAGAACAGAGGAGATCTTTCCTTATATGGACGTATGAATTAAAGGACAGGGTAacgattttttaaaagtctctcTTTAAACAACAGTCATGCAGACCTTGATATCAAAGTATGTTGGTATGATTTATCGCTCAAAACTACGCAAAAGCTGCACATGCATACGTTTAACAGTGAGAGGCAGCAGCGTATAGTctaccaaaaataaaaagaagaagaagagtcaaTCATAGCTCCAGATTCATTTCCCTGCCTTCACCCAAATATCGAGCAGGGATGATCATTATTGACAAACGTGTGATGTCATTTCTAGAGACTGCACATCGACAGCAACACAATATCGATTTTTATCCGTCCTGTTCCCCCTCCTCACTCCGGCTGGCTGGTTCTTTTGACTCCTTTTGCAAAGTTAAACGGAGCGGGGGATGGTGTGTGTAAAGTTGAAACAGTGAGTTGAGTCAGCTTAAGTTAACGCAGACCTGCCAGCCTTGGGAAaatattgtctgtgtgtgtgtgtgtgtgtgtgtgtgcactgtagTCTATATTGTTAATTTTGCCCTTTTTCGGACGatttaaaggaaaggaaatgccCCTCTTTATAAATGAAGTACAATAATATAAGGAGGGATGTGATTACTATAGTTTCAACAGCCTTGCTCATATCCAGCCTGTATTGTTAGTAGGTCATCATACATTAAGCATCAGCCTTCCTTTAATGAGAACAGTTATTTCACCATAGTCCCAAATGAATCTGTTTTAGTCTGGTGAGTCATCTTCTCAAATTAGCTGAaaatcttattttgaaaagtcaGATTGGCTTAAAGTTAGATTTATTGTGCAGGcgtaaaacaacagaaacaatataaatacagcAGTAGTGGTACGTTAGCGTGAAACATACTGCTCACTAACAATGCTGCTATCTGCTGATGTTTATATAAACAATCTGTTAATAGTATCAAGAATTTTCATATCGGTGCATCTCTCACTACATGTATCCAAATGATGTGCAGTAATTCATGGCGTGGACAGCAGTGATTTGCATCTACACCTTTTGTCTTGCCATGATCTTTCCTTCTGTTTATACTGACCAATAGAAGATCCCTTTATCATGCATTTACACTGTAAGTGATAGGGGGGGAAATCGCAGTCTTCCTTCAGTGGAAACAATTTATTAAAAGttcatctgaagctaatatgaagctttagctGTCCACATGAGTCAAATATCAAATCAATTTTTCAATGTTTCAGTCTTTAGTGCCAGAGTCCCtcttttttgttactatacctTAGGTCTGGGccaaaaaatagatttttatattaatcgcgattctttctgttatttaatttttttttatttatttatttttttctaaagagcagctaaatgtagcagtttagtttattgtaagatgttggcagatgagaatgttttttgtgagggcacagttttaaaaataaatctcacaaactgatgtgatgtgtgtattgtgtgttttttgtaaatatgacttatgatgtattatcaagtgtttggttcaacctgttcttatttaaggaaagaaaatcacaataattgaaatataaaatcacaatacttgtttaatcagaatcgggacccaaaaatcgttagagaatcgaatcggcacaaaagcatatcagCCCAGCCCtaatacttccaccacagctcaacagggaaacactaagagagaatttgatgctaaaatgaatgtaaatgtgtcagatatccacttgatatgactaactcacactgttgaagcctcatataagcttcagataaactttttaaaatgcatttattttgtaCAAAATAACTGTGTGCGCTTCCTGCcgctcaacaaacagcagatgttTGCTGGCCGAGcgggttaccatgacgatagttcacacatcacatcctggtttttaataattagtcagtaaactcagcatcgtctgacgcaggctggaaactctgcactttaatttaaaacatttcaccgtgtgtttcagcttctgtcaaacaaACAGAGCTGTGacggcttcctgtctaagctttcaaaataaaacctttgttattgtgctcttcttcttcttcttcttcttcttcttcttcttcttcttcttattaacaaacaaagttggggctgtaaattacgggagattcccgggagaaaagacaaaacgggagGGCCGAGGGAGATGAGTCTAAAACACGAGAGGAAACCCGGGAAAAACGGGAgtgttggcagctctgatattactaatattcactcatcatgacagtaaaatagtccatcctaagtcaatctacttcagtagagtagtagttcctctctcaaccagcagaagatgttgtgaacagctgattatgcatgaaaaaaaaaataccgtcatataccgtgaacccgcttttattttgaaaaataccgcgatatacatttttggtcataccgcccagcactacactgtggattttggtccCCATCACATACATTGAAAGAGcttgatgaatgatgaatgaataatttCAGTGAGGAAATCCTCTATCAATACTCATATGGGcccctgactgttgttttaagacacactttaaaGTCTTTAACACAGCAGCTCCACATTTGATTTATGTGCCGTCACACAGATTTCCAGAAACTTTGTCATTCATAAAATTGCTATCTGTTGCAACTTTTAAGATCTGATCAATCACTTTTTATGATGGATGAACAGCAGCGTGCCTGCTTTCAAATTCATATCATGCATCAGTAAGGgcattcttttctcttttgtcacattcattttttgtgtacttttatctgttgttgtgtttttgcaggtCATTAACAACGCTTGTGCCACCCAGGCGATAGTCAGCGTCCTGCTCAACTGCACCCATTCTGACATGTTGCTCGGAGACACGCTGACAGAGTTCAGAGAGTTTTCACAGAGTTTTGACGCCGCTGTAAGTTGACGGTAACTTTTTAAATTGACCCAAATAATTGTGATTCTGGTTTGATATTGAGTTTTGTGTGATGTGAATTAACTTATGTATTACATTAGTTTTAATTGTTTATCTAAATCAtaagtttttatatatatatatatatatatatatatatatatatatatatatatatatatatatatatatatatatatatatatatatatgtgtgtgtgtgtgtgtgtgtttctgatttCTGGGAGTTAGTGCACTTCtcactagggctgcaactagcAGTtattaggcatgggccggttaccatggtttcaaaaccactaaaatgttccgtcataccgttcctgcggtaCCAATGTGatcgtgagcaagtctccaaaaactgttgagattcagttttaagctcctgcctgcatttatttatttatttatttttgtgaccttgagtgctttgaaaggtgccttttaaataaaatgcattattattattattattattattattaaaaccgGAAGACACTCAGTTTGCTGTCTTAGAAAAGATCAGATAATATTCTCATCTCaggagctggaatcagagaatttggacatcacacacttcttaaaaaaaatgactcaacacaaatcaaatagatgtaaattaatataataGTGACTGAGAGCTTTACCTTCTTAACTCAGCTatgatgactttgttgtgagtCCCACCAACATCCAGAAGACCCAGACTCTCCATAACATTTATAAAGTTAAACTCTTCTTGTGTTTTGATAAAGTAGTGAGATAGTTTCTCCATTGACAAGTTAATTTGTTCCATATTTATGTTCATCTAAGCCAGTTTAGAGACACCAGTTACTAATTATGAAGAATATGCAGGGGCCTTCAGTTTGTTACGTAATAGCAGTGTGTATATTTATAGGGATCATTCAGAAGCAACATtgagtcatttattttaattagtaACCTTAATGTTACTGAAATTGAAACACTAATTGGATGCATAGCTTGTTAGAAACTGGGAATGTGTAATTAGTTCAGTACAACCCATCATAACACCACTGCATGTTTTTAAGGAAAGGGGGTTATATACAGTCAGCATAATAAtccagcatctctctctctctctctctcctcagatGAAAGGTTTGGCTCTTAGCAACTCTGAAGTGATCCGACAAGTTCACAACAGCTTTGCCAGGTAAGCTCCTGCTCATAtcattttctgtttgattttgGCTTCCTGTTATTTTTAGCTCCTCCATTCTAACTAGGTTGAAAGTGCTCGGTCCATTGGTTTCTAATGCGCTAGTCTGCTTTTTGTGAGACGAGCTATGCGAGGCTATGTCTTGTTGTGGTAATCGCATATTGGTATTAATTAAAAGACAGCACTTAACAGCTAATGAAACATCTGATTTTCTCATGTTAATCACTTCATTTGTTGATGAGGGTTTGGGTTtgtgaactgtaaatcattGGTGTGATGCATTataattatcttttatttaattttttttctttatgtttacAGACAGCAAATGTTTGAATTTGATGCAAAGTCGTCAGCAAAGGACGAGGACGCCTTTCACTTTGTGAGCTATGTTCCTGTCAACGGCAGACTATACGAGCTGGATGGACTTCGAGAGGGACCAATTGACTTGggtaaaagaaaaaattcaatttgttatttttcttttatgaatttTTCAGGTTTCAGGAGCAGATTTGACAGTTTAATGTTGGAAATCTTCACAGTGGGAGACCTTGATCTGGACAGCTGAATTTAGTCTTGTTGGCCATGGCTCATCTCCCCAAAAACTGTCTGTGTTATAATGATGTACAATGTGCTTTTgatattaatttatatatatttggagacctacagttttatttattcctgtttgtttgttttttttaccaggtGCATGCACCCAGGATGACTGGATCAGCGCAGTTCGCCCAGTGATCGAGAAAAGAATACAAAAGTGAATATGAGTACACTCATTTTAGGTCCATCACAGTTAATGTAGAACTTTAATTATGTCATTTTAGAGGTGTCATTTAAAACATTGGCCTAATAATATTCAGCTAATATTCAGTAGTGACCATTTTATGCATGTAC from Scomber japonicus isolate fScoJap1 chromosome 7, fScoJap1.pri, whole genome shotgun sequence encodes:
- the uchl5 gene encoding ubiquitin carboxyl-terminal hydrolase isozyme L5, translating into MSGSAGEWCLMESDPGVFTELIKGFGCKGSQVEEIWSMEPENFDNLKPVHGLIFLFKWQPGEEPAGSIVQDSRLDHIFFAKQVINNACATQAIVSVLLNCTHSDMLLGDTLTEFREFSQSFDAAMKGLALSNSEVIRQVHNSFARQQMFEFDAKSSAKDEDAFHFVSYVPVNGRLYELDGLREGPIDLGACTQDDWISAVRPVIEKRIQKYSEGEIRFNLMAIVSDRKMIYERKISELQMQLTEDEPMDTDQSSTFLSSIQSEIAKYQLLIEEENQKLKRYKIENIRRKHNYLPFIMELLKTLAEYQQLIPLVEKAKEKQSAKKAQEAK